The sequence AACCTATAGAGGCTAAAGGTGAAAAGAAAATCGAATATCTAGTTGTAAAAAATAAAAAAACTGGAGAAATTAAAGAGTTGAAAGTTGATGGAGTCTTTGTGGAGATGGGATACGTGGCAAAAACTGATTTTGTGAAGGATTTTGTCGAGCTAAATAAAAAAGGCGAGATAGTCACAGATAAGCTTGGGAGAACCTCTAGGAAGGGAGTTTTTGCGGCTGGTGACGTAACCGATACGTTATTTAAACAAGCAGTTATCTCTGCTGGTCAGGGAGCAACGGCTGCGCTGTCAGCGTATAATTATATTATGAAAATTAAAGGTAAAAAAACGGAAATAGTAGCTGATTGGAAGCACGTAAAGCTACCTACTGAGGAAGAAGAGAAGAAAAAAGTTTTTTTCATAGCATTAAAGTAGAACTAAAAATCTTCACATCATGTTATTTTTACAGTTTCATGCAGACTATCTTTATTAATGTTTTTTTCTCAATATATGAATACGTGATTTAGCATGATAATCAATAAATTGGCTGCTATTCTTGTACTGCTACTAGCGCTTACCGCCTTATCCTTATTTGCTATGGGAAAGCTTTCTTATGTAGAGGCGGAGCAACCGACAATCTCGTGTCAAAATTATAAATTTTATATCTATGGCCAAGCCGGCTGTCCAGCTTGCAGCGAAACCAAAAAAATACTATGTAGCCTGTGCGGCGAAGAAACGATAGTTTTCAAAGATTTCACAGTAAATGAATCCTATGTGCATGATATTGTAAATCTATATGAAGTTTTGAACTTGGGCGATAATTATTACATTCCATTAACTATCGTTTTCTCGGATAATCATCCTATTATTTCATGTGTAGGGTATAGGGATGCTGAAGCATGGGAGTTAATGTTCCAGATATCAAAAGATGTAGAAGGTTTGCTTGTTGTAGATAATAATGGTAACGTTAAAATTATAACAGATGAAGAAGTTATTAAAAAAGTTACGAAAATAGTACTAGGAAGGGAAATTATTGAAGTTTCGGAAACTTTAAGCTTTGGAGAAGCGCTGCCAGTGATTATAGGAACGGCTCTTGCTGATTCTGTTAATCCTTGCACGTTTAGTGCTTTCTCTGCGCTACTGTTGATAGCCTTTTCCAGAAAACAAAAATTGCTTTTCACTGGTTTAGCTTTTATTTTTGCGATTTATGCAATGTACTTTGCTATGGGGCTTGGCTTGATTAAAATATTCTATTATATAAGCTTTATAAAGTATATCATAGTAATTCTTGCGTTGTTTTTCGGAATTTCAGCTGTGATAAGCGGCTTAAAAGGCTTTAAATCTCCGATACCATCCAAATTTAAGGAAGTAATAGAATCGAGGATAGAAAAAGCAGTTAACCCATTATCAGCGGCTATTGCTGGCGTAATTGTAAGCGTTACTTTACTACCTTGCACAAGCGGGCCTTATTTCGTGGCAACGGCTACGCTTTCAAAATTAAATAGTTTCACTGAAGCAATGATACTACTCATGTTGTATAACCTAATTTTCATCGCGCCTCTAATCTTTATACTGGTTGCGCTCTTAACTCTTTCATTAACTACGCGTCAATTAAAAGAATGGAGGACGAAAAAGCTTGATATTCTGGAGCTTATCAGCGGCATATTACTAATTTTCATCGCTCTCTACATGCTATTCTTTCTCGAATACTAGCATTCAAAAAACCCAGTAAATATGATATATGACAGGCTATATCGAGCAAAGGATAAAGCAGGCACTTCTTTAATTTTAGTTTACGCTTTTTAAAGTAATATATGAAGAGTATAGTATAAACTTCAGCAAGTGTGGTTAGGGTGAAAACGCTCAAAAATACAAACAAGGGTTGGAATATAAAGTAAGAAAATCCTAATAGAGTGAAAAAAAGAGTGAAAAAATAAGAGCCGACTGCGGCAGGCCAGGAAATTGGACAGTCTCTATTCTTGACAAAAAACAAGTAATGGCCCATGCCATATCTAAATTCCTGTCTTAATAGCTCTTTTAATGAAGTTCTATGCTTATGGTAAACATAAACATCCGGATCTACTACGATTTTAAAATTGTCACGGCATAAACGCCAAAGAAGATCAATTTCATCGCATCCATATTTGTACTCTTCATCGAAAAAATAACCCCTTTCAAAAATCGCTTTTTTAAACGCTAAATTATTACCTGGTGGTAATCTAACATTTCTGAAATTCTCTCTTGTGAGAATTATTCTTTCCTTATAAACTGGCATTACAGGCCAGATCCCTTCATTAGCATAATCCGTCACAAGATAAACTTCTTCGAAAAAATTCTTTGCACTTCCACCAATCACGTCTGCATTTTCTTCTTCAAATACTTTCAAGATGTTCTTAATCCAATTTTTTGGAACAATACAGTCGCAATCAGTAAAGATTACGATATCTCCATCGGCTCTTTTTACACCATAGTTTCTTGCAGCGTTTAATCCGGGTTTATCGAACTTAATAACTTCAGCAAAATCGTATTTAGAAGCGATCTCTGGGGTTTCATCCGTAGAGGAATCAATTATTAAAACCTGGACATCTTCATCTACAATATTCGCTAGGGAATCCATTAAATCGGAAATATGTTCTTGACAATTTTTTGTGGCAACGATAACGCTTATTTTCAAGCTAACTACCTTCAGCAATCAAGGCTTTAACGTATTCCTTTAAAAACTCTACGTCCCGCAAGTACACGAATTCGTTATCTGCATGAATGTTATTGTTACTTCTTATGGCTCCGAAAGCGATTACCGGTATGCCTTTCAAATAGAAGAATGTTCCATCGTTTCCACCCAGCTCAGCACCTATTCTAGCATCCTGCTTCATATTTACGGCTTTAATAGCTTTTTTCAATGCTTCAAAAGCCTTATTCTCTAGCTCTTTATCCGTTGTATACCATCCTCTATGTCTAGCAATAACTTCGACTTTTCCACGTACTCCATATTCGTTAAAAGCAGCGCTTAAATAGGATGCAAATTCTTTTACAGCTTCTTCGGGATCTTCCTCGGGAATTAGCCTGACATCAAAACCTGCTATTACCTCTCTAGGTATCACGTTGTGTTTGCCAACTTCTCCTTCTCCAAGTTTTATTATTGTGAAGTTGAATCTACCCCATACATAAGGCAGCGGGGAACCTGGTGGAGATGGAAAACGAGAAATTTTGCTCAACCTTACTTTCCCATACTCCTCCTGGATATAGCTCATTACTTTTACAAGCTTAGCAACAGGATTATCTGCGAGATGCGGGTACCCTGCATGTCCTCCTTTTCCGTAAATGTATATCCAGCCATGTATTATTCCGCTAGCTCCCACTGATAAGAAATCAGCAGATGCGTCTAAGATAGCGGCTTTATCCCATCTATAACCTTTTTCGAGGAGAGCTTTAATGCCCAGGGGGCCGCCTTCTTCATCGCCAGTAATAACTAACACAGGCTTATACCTAAACTTATAATTTTCTTCCAAAGCTTCCTTCAACGCGAATATTGACGCCGCTATAGCAGATTTATCGTCGGCAGAGCCTCGGCCGAAAAGCTTGTCTTCTATCAGGACAGGCTCGTATGGGTCTACTTCGCGACCGTTAATACTCCAAGGAGATCTCGCAGGTACAACATCGTAATGCGAAACGAGTGCGATAGATTCTGTAGCTTCAATATCTTTGGGTTCAGCCAAAATTGCTGGAACACGTCCAAATTCGTCTTCTAGAATAATTTTCTCAACTTTTAAATCTAGATCTCTCAGCTTGGAATCTATGACATTAGCGATTTCTTCATAATTTTCTCGTACAACTCTTTGCTCCTCTATCCTTAACTCAGTTTTTATGGAAACAAGTTCCATCAGAAAATCCACGAGTTCGCTCATACGAGCACCAAATACTTTAGAATTGCGTGCTATATTTACTTTATCTACACAATCTTTATAATGTGACAGAAATTATAACAATGTTAAAGTGAAGGAGCAATACAAGGTCGTCC comes from Thermoproteales archaeon and encodes:
- a CDS encoding M20/M25/M40 family metallo-hydrolase, whose protein sequence is MSELVDFLMELVSIKTELRIEEQRVVRENYEEIANVIDSKLRDLDLKVEKIILEDEFGRVPAILAEPKDIEATESIALVSHYDVVPARSPWSINGREVDPYEPVLIEDKLFGRGSADDKSAIAASIFALKEALEENYKFRYKPVLVITGDEEGGPLGIKALLEKGYRWDKAAILDASADFLSVGASGIIHGWIYIYGKGGHAGYPHLADNPVAKLVKVMSYIQEEYGKVRLSKISRFPSPPGSPLPYVWGRFNFTIIKLGEGEVGKHNVIPREVIAGFDVRLIPEEDPEEAVKEFASYLSAAFNEYGVRGKVEVIARHRGWYTTDKELENKAFEALKKAIKAVNMKQDARIGAELGGNDGTFFYLKGIPVIAFGAIRSNNNIHADNEFVYLRDVEFLKEYVKALIAEGS
- a CDS encoding glycosyltransferase, which produces MKISVIVATKNCQEHISDLMDSLANIVDEDVQVLIIDSSTDETPEIASKYDFAEVIKFDKPGLNAARNYGVKRADGDIVIFTDCDCIVPKNWIKNILKVFEEENADVIGGSAKNFFEEVYLVTDYANEGIWPVMPVYKERIILTRENFRNVRLPPGNNLAFKKAIFERGYFFDEEYKYGCDEIDLLWRLCRDNFKIVVDPDVYVYHKHRTSLKELLRQEFRYGMGHYLFFVKNRDCPISWPAAVGSYFFTLFFTLLGFSYFIFQPLFVFLSVFTLTTLAEVYTILFIYYFKKRKLKLKKCLLYPLLDIACHISYLLGFLNASIRERIACRER